In Candidatus Woesearchaeota archaeon, the DNA window CCAAAGCTTGAAATAAGGAATCTAAAGCTTGTTTTGCAGTTGTAAAATTAGAATTTTCAAAACAAAATATGACTGCTAAACTATTGAATTCTTTGATTAAATTTTTGCAAGAAGAATCCTTTTTAAAAACAACACCTATTTCAAACAAATTTTGAGGATAATCATACATTTTATTATTTTTCAAATTATAGAGGAGATTGATCATTATATTTCTTCTCATTGAATTAAATTCAGAAGAAAAAGAATTTTTTATACAAACAAAATCTTCTACTAATTTAGTTTGTATTTCTTTTGATACTAACGAATAAGTATTGGTTTCATTCATACCAAGTCCAACAAAATGTTCTCTTATCTTTCTAAATATTTTTTCTGAATAATTTTCCTTTCCTAAACTATAAACCCTATTATTATCTTCTTCTATATTATCATAACCATATCCTATAGCAAGATCTTCTATTAAATCTATTTGGTGAATAATATCGGTTCTATAACATGGTACAAATACATCAAAAAAATGTTTTTGAACTTTCACACCAAAACCCATTTTTTCAAGACATTCAACAACTTTTTCATCAGAAAGCTCAAGCCCCAAATATTTTTTTATATAATTTTTGTTAAGAAATGTTTTTTCAAATTGTAATTTTGGAGTTACTATTTTTCCCAGAGAACTATGTTCATAATTTAATGTAACACCATATATTTTTCCTCCCATATCATTTAAAGCAGTAACAATAATATTTATTGCTTTACTTAGCACTTCAAAATTAAAACCAGAACATTCTATGAAAACATCTTTTGTAGATTCTGATATTTTTCCTGTTTTATGAGAATTTATTATAGGAGGCATACTTAATATTTCGTTATTTGCATCTATAAAAACAGGATACATTTCTTTTCCTTCAAGAAGATGTGCATATTCTTTTCCTTTTTCGTGTTTTTCAATAATTTGTCTTCCAGTTAATTCTTCTGTTTTTTCCAAGGGCACGAATTTTATTTCATCTGGTTTTTTTGCAGTATATGTTATAGGCCATTTAATATTTTCCATAGGATAAATTCCTATAGCACATTTTTTTCTATTTCTGCCATAAGTAACATGAAGTTTTTCTTGTATTTCTATAATGTCTTTTAATTTATTTTCATCAATTTTTAATCCTTTAATTACAGCGCATGCAGTATATGGTCTGACTTTTTCAACTTCTTTTTTTATGTATAAATTATATTTGCTGTTTTCAGATTTATATTCTTTTAATCCTGTTTTTTCTCCTATAAAAGAACCAAAAGACCTAGAAAATCCTTCATCTGATAACAAATCAGGTCTATTTGGAAAAATTTCTACTACAATTTCCTCTTCATTAATTTCTTCAAGGTCTGTGCCTAAATAGGGTATTAATTCTTTTAATTTTTCATCAGACAAGTCTTTACCAATAAGTTCTTTTACTCTTTCTTTATTTAATTTTAT includes these proteins:
- the pheT gene encoding phenylalanine--tRNA ligase subunit beta, which translates into the protein MPTIKLNKERVKELIGKDLSDEKLKELIPYLGTDLEEINEEEIVVEIFPNRPDLLSDEGFSRSFGSFIGEKTGLKEYKSENSKYNLYIKKEVEKVRPYTACAVIKGLKIDENKLKDIIEIQEKLHVTYGRNRKKCAIGIYPMENIKWPITYTAKKPDEIKFVPLEKTEELTGRQIIEKHEKGKEYAHLLEGKEMYPVFIDANNEILSMPPIINSHKTGKISESTKDVFIECSGFNFEVLSKAINIIVTALNDMGGKIYGVTLNYEHSSLGKIVTPKLQFEKTFLNKNYIKKYLGLELSDEKVVECLEKMGFGVKVQKHFFDVFVPCYRTDIIHQIDLIEDLAIGYGYDNIEEDNNRVYSLGKENYSEKIFRKIREHFVGLGMNETNTYSLVSKEIQTKLVEDFVCIKNSFSSEFNSMRRNIMINLLYNLKNNKMYDYPQNLFEIGVVFKKDSSCKNLIKEFNSLAVIFCFENSNFTTAKQALDSLFQALDLEYYVKKGDLKIYMEGRSGKIIFNDQIIGHVGEISPEAISLFELEMPCSGFELELDNLINVLKKKNN